One window from the genome of Oceanisphaera sp. IT1-181 encodes:
- a CDS encoding IncQ-type mobilization protein MobB: protein MEIEPLAIALAELSDRAEQSIIAQEEASKRQAAEWTSYQKKSADQWTEVAKEMNKAANGVWNTTDKARETIGGLGRRIWLWVLMASLTPILVLLIVLLILFNPSLTEQDGISYLIIRLGW, encoded by the coding sequence ATGGAGATCGAGCCATTGGCGATAGCCCTAGCGGAATTATCAGACCGAGCGGAACAGTCGATAATAGCCCAAGAGGAAGCGAGCAAAAGGCAAGCGGCAGAGTGGACGAGTTACCAAAAGAAATCAGCCGACCAATGGACGGAAGTAGCGAAAGAAATGAACAAAGCCGCCAACGGGGTTTGGAACACGACAGACAAGGCGAGGGAGACAATAGGGGGGCTGGGTCGTCGGATTTGGTTGTGGGTTCTAATGGCTTCACTAACACCTATTCTAGTGCTGCTGATCGTATTGCTAATCTTATTCAATCCAAGCCTGACGGAACAAGACGGGATCAGCTATCTGATAATTCGGTTG